From the Lathyrus oleraceus cultivar Zhongwan6 chromosome 4, CAAS_Psat_ZW6_1.0, whole genome shotgun sequence genome, one window contains:
- the LOC127137814 gene encoding uncharacterized protein LOC127137814 has protein sequence MEVDGTDITWVVLKTEFLEKYFPANVHSKKNIEFLELKQGNMIGAKWLKCIKFESGLLPEIKQFIGYQEILRFAVLVNKCMIYNEYSRAISAHYKSASKKNSGNQFCGKLYLTSDDKGKEKFQQKSAGGKEISCAGAHNPIKCFKWGELGHRANECKSAGLKCFKYGNTGHHIDECMSNVPTCDNCGEQDHINNLIQGTCFIQGVMLIDMIDIGENHSFISIECINKLKLQVSSMNQTLSASGENDPESIILMTPAKDVVIVDKGEEVDFEAPDATQLSGTKPSKKLKIEPSS, from the exons ATGGAAGTTGATGGTACTGATATTACTTGGGTTGTGCTCAAAACTGAATTCCTAGAGAAGTATTTCCCAGCTAATGTGCATAGTAAAAAAAATATTGAGTTCCTTGAactgaagcaaggaaacatgaTTGGTGCtaagt GGTTAAAGTGCATCAAGTTCGAAAGCGGTTTGCTTCCTGAAATCAAGCAATTTATTGGTTATCAAGAGATTCTTCGATTCGCTGTGCTGGTGAACAAATGCATGATATATAATGAATATAGCAGGGCTATATCTGCTCACTACAAGAGTGCTAGTAAGAAGAATAGTGGAAATCAGTTTTGTGGGAAACTGTATCTGACTTCAGATGATAAAGGGAAAGAGAAGTTTCAACAGAAATCTGCAGGCGGAAAAGAGATAAGTTGTGCAGGTGCTCATAATCCTATAAAGTGTTTCAAGTGGGGAGAGTTGGGTCACCGTGCTAATGAATGTAAGAGTGCAGGTTTGAAGTGCTTCAAATATGGGAATACAGGTCACCATATTGATGAATGCATGAGTAATGTTCCGACTTGTGATAACTGTGGCGAGCAGGATCACATCA ATAACTTGATTCAAGGTACATGTTTTATTCAAGGTGTTATGCTGATTGATATGATTGATATTGGtgaaaatcattcatttatttcCATTGAATGTATTAACAAGCTGAAACTTCAAGTGTCCTCTATGAAT CAAACATTATCTGCATCTGGTGAAAATGATCCAGAATCAATCATTCTAATGACTCCGGCTAAGGATGTTGTAATTGTTGACAAGGGTGAAGAAGTTGATTTTGAAGCGCCTGACGCTACGCAATTATCAGGCACCAAACCATCCAAGAAATTAAAGATAGAACCATCTTCTTAA